CTCTTTGCAATAAGACTTGGGAGCACCCTTGGTTCTCTCAACAAAAATGCCATCATCCCTTCTTATAAGTATTTTTAGAAGTTCTAATTTTATTTAAAGTAATTGATAGGgtcttaattaaattaaaatttcttaatAAATTAGGATTTACTCCTAATATGATCTCTTAAGTTTTTAGAAAGAATTGATATAATTCATCAtatttatgtgaaaaataaataaaaaaaattatacttaaaTGTTGGTAACTCAATGAtcttataattgatctcatataTTAAAGAATATGATTGTAGACGAGATTTATCGAACTACATTAATCTTATATTAACTTTTTAATATACTTTTTAGTTTATTGatctctaagtattcttttaattttaaaaattttctcttttcctTCAACGCCTCAGGTGTGTGAGAGAATTTGATGTTGGACCATTATCATCAACATGCCATGTCTTCTTTATCATCTGTGTAATCTTTGTGATTACCATCACGATAACTACGATGAAACGGAAGAACTAACAGTCTCCTAATAAGCTTACAAAGAATTAGTGACTGAGAGAGACTTGTTAACCAGGTATTTGGACGAACACTAGATTAATCCTATAATATGGATAGCTAAAGTAAAATACTCTAATGGGTCACATCATGACAAGTTGAGCATGGAGAATAATGTTAtacagataataataataataataataataataataataataataattattattattattattattattattattctaatgGGTCACATCATGAAAAGTTGAGCATGgagaataatattatatatatataataataaataaataaataaaataaaataaataatacaaGAGAATAAAATAGAATACGTGCTAAAAATTGATTATCAAACAGATAAATAAATACTCTTATGCTCTTTGCGTGCAAGCTCACTAATAGCCCAATTTGAGCCCATAACTAAGGTAGATTGGGCGTGCCCGATGGTGCACGTGCGGCGCGCTTGTGAAAGAGGGCGAGATCGGCGATGGCCGGGGGATGGGGGCGCTGAACCCACTGCAGAAAGTTCCTCGCCGAGAAGGCCGTCTTCGTGGACGAAGAGACCTTCGCCAAGGCTTCCTTCCGAGCAAGCGCGCACCATTAAGGTATTCGCTCCACTCCATCCGCTCCTCGATTCATCCAAAGATTCGATCTTTCTGGTAGCAGTTGAATTATCTGACAATCCCTTGTTGTGCACTCTATGCCATTGAGCATAATTTTCTATCAGATAGAAAGGATTGCCAGTTAGTATGATCAGTCAAACTATGTAATGCTCTAATGATTGACATGTTAGCTTGTTGTACGGGTTAGTGCTTCATCCTATCGAATTGCCGTAAGGCTGAAGTTACGTACGCTACAAgaattcatgcaaaaagattacaaGATAAACTCTCAGCAGTCAGCTCACTTGACATCTCCTTTCGTGAGCTACATGTGTGACAAAGAAAGAAAGGTCTCAAGTAGACCAATCATTTGTACATGGCAATTATCAGACCACAAGCCTTCAGCTTCTATGTGAGCTTTCCTCATGAATCTTTTCTTGTTGATTGGAACGATGGACAACCTACCTAACTTCAACCCCCTCCATTTCCATTCTCATTAATAACCTTTATTGTGTTAGTGGATGCTCATCTACTTTTCCTGTCATCTACCTCCTCTAAGGCTAGCTTGCAGAGTAGTGAGCAGTGCCTCAATCTTAATGGAGTTCTTCTAATTTGATCTTATTGGTTATGGAAAATGTTCCACCGATGCCCACTACCTTATTCCAACTGATGACAGTGGCACCCCGATAAGGTTTCTGTTGATATCACAATGATGGGAATCAGAAACTATGACCAACTTGAGTGCGCTTTTCCTTAGAAGGCCAATGATTTTGCTGCTGTTGTGTCCACAGTCTATATGTCTGATCTTCCAAATCTCAAGAACTTTGTGCTGTTTCTTCCTAGTAAATATTTTGCATGCATGCAGGAAGTGTGCTCAGAATGAGCAAAGCAATCTGCTATATTGAAACTGGCGCAAAAGAAGCCTCTGTCCCAGTGCTCAGAGCAATCTCTTTATTAAGAATGGTTCATGCAACTTTCACCACAAAAAGCATTGGCACTGGAGTCCATCATTCACATACAATGCTGGTGTTCGTCTCATGATGTAGCTTTTGATTAATTAGTCTTCTTACCGCTGCACCTGACCCCCTCTGACACCTCAAGTGATCATGTAAGAGGATAATATTCCAATGCTTCCTTGATGAAGCCGTGATTCCAATTCACTGGTGGAGGGAGGAGAAGCTGGAAAATGGAAGTGATGTGACAGCATCTCAGCTGCATTCTTTGGACAAACCAAGTGGGCCAAGTGTTGGAGGAATAGAAAAGACAAGAAAGATATGAGTTAGCAGATAAAAAGGTGTTTTTGTTGAGAGTAAAAGGTGCATAGAGATGAAATGAACCACTGGTGGAAGGATGGAATACGTATCTATGGATGGAAGAACTGTGGTATACAAACTGATGGGCACAATTATTGAACCCCATTTCACTTGATATGAATGTGCACCTAATAACAATTATCACAGTGGACAGACTGTATGAACAGTTTTTGGACCACTTTTTTACAGCATCCTAATCCTGTTCTTGGCTGAAGGACAACCTGGCGTCACAGTGGATCTCTTTTTATAGAATTGGTTGCCCAAAGCTATATTTACCTTGTAACAATGTCAGAAGAAAGATGAAAATAATTCATGCCACCATCATGCATGGCTTACTCTTCTGAGTGATGCTTGACATCTAATGTGAAGTATGTATGACATCTAATTGCCCCTAGCATGCAGGCTCATGCATCTATTGTGATAAAAACAATCGAGTCATTGTTGTTTTGCTGATGATGGACATGTGCAACAAATCTTCAGCATGCCTGACTTTGATATACTACAAAGATGCAGACAATTGTTTTGGACCATTTTGTACCACCAGACTGCATTGCTGTCTTCTGATTCCCAGCACAAAAGCCCACCCTTTCGTCAGGCAATATTTCTATGGACTACCACAAGTGAAATGCTCTAAGCTTACATATCTATGAAGAACTGGGAATCTTTGTTGAAGGAATGGATATAAAGATGGAATCCTGAGCAGACAAGTTTATGCAGCTCATCCAATACCTAATACTGGTGCAACCACTGGCGAAACAACATCTGACCAACTCCATTTGATGTGCAGAACCTCAACTAAGAAGTTATGACTCATCACTAAATCATTTCAGCTGTGTCAATCATTAGCCCAATGAATCTTGAAATGTGGGCCATGCTGGTATCCAGAATCCAATGAAAGAAGAGGTGGGGTTGTTCTATGAAGGCTGCCAGATTTGTCATCAGACTAAACTTTCTTATGCATGTCAAACTGTTCATCTAACAAATGGTTGTCGAGTCCATGCACActgcaaaaaaattaaaaaggggGAGGAGGGGGGATTTAAGAGCAGGCTTTTATTCTGAAGATGCTTGCCTGCTATAACATTGTCTGCAATGAGGAGACCAAGAGTGGTGTATGTTTTATATgcatcagatatatatatataattgtgcgGTACTAATCTGAGAAGGGACAAGCTTTGCAACACATCTCCCACTGTGTCTTCTCAGCTCATCCCTATCTCCCTGAAGAAACCTGTGGATGTATGTGCCAGTATCTCTGCGACCATTCTTTCCCGGTTCTTCTGAGCCATATGAAGGTGTCCCCTTGTTCTTTTGTTTCAATTATTTTTTGAGCATAATGGTCATATATGATGTATGAATCCTCAGGAAAATATTGCATTTTATTTCCTGTAATGTAACAAAAAATATTGAAGTTTCAGATATTTTAGACTGATCTCTTCATAGACTCAGATTTACTcgtatatatatttgttttgctGAAAATATTCTATCCCCACTCACTGATAACGAGTGGTACCTAATAATCTGATTGTGGTAATGGTAGAACAACACCACATACCACATAGTTTCAGCAATAATGTATATATTTCGTATTTATTTCATATAATCAATTATCAGAATCATACAAAAACAAAATTAATGTCCTATTTAATGTGACCACCACTTTTCTTGAGATGTCAGGTTTGCATATCATGTTAAAAAAAGGTTTACAAATCATGTATGTGACCTTTAAGCTGGAAGGAAAGTGATAGATCAAGAAATAAACATGCAGTCTAAGTGGTAATAAAATATACTATTTAACTATAATATGTTGTTGCAGTCTATAGAGATACCAGTGAATGATGCATTGTAAGTATTAATTGTCTTCTAAAAATACCATGAAACAAATACATCAAGGAATAAAACAAAGGCAAAAACATATATAATGAACGTGAGGAGGAAAGATATGTTATAAATAAATCgaatgattattttttttataaattaataaagATAAAATGGCTTTTAGATATGCGTATCGATGTTATGATATATTTAGATTTGGAAGATTTTGGATAGATATGTTTATACAGTCGTCGTATCCAATTCCACTCGAATATGGAAACGGATTCGACTGCGTATATATTATCCGACCCATTTTATTTATCCTTTCATTGTCAATTTCCTATTTTGCCCGCCACCATTTCCCCAAACCAAACACCATTCCCCCCTCCTATTCTCTTTCCCCCAAAAGTTGGATGCTTTCCTCCGATTCCGACCGGTTCCCCCACCGTCCGCGCCACCCgtgagtcctcctcctcctccgtgtcCCCAAGCAGGCGCGGTCCTCCTTCTCTGCATCCTCCGTCCTAGCCACTACCGCTTCTTCCTGTCGGGCCACTCGGCCGCGGCGCTCGCCTCCCCTCCCCTGCCCTACCCCGCGCCTAGATTTATCTGAAAAAAAACAAGCTTTACTGCTGCTGACTCTCTAAACCCTTATCTTTGGACAAAGGCCTCAACTGCTCCCGCATTCGTCGTTGCCCGGACAAATCCTTGCTATTCCAAGAGATTCTTTGGCGGAGTTTCCTGATCAGGCTTGGTTTTCTGGTGTTCTCGCGCAGGGAATTGCCACGCTGAGGTGCGACAGGCTGCAGAAATGGCTGCGTCTGGCGAATTCAAGAACAAAAGCGAATTGAGAGTTTTTGAGAGTACGGATGAGCTGGCCACGGATTTGGCCGAGTACATATCGCAGCTGTCGGAGAATTCCGTGAAGGAGAGTGGATGTTTTACTATTGCTTTATCTGGAGGATCCCTTATAAGTTTCATGGGGTAATTGCTATTGGAGAATTCCCTAAACGATTATATGATTTGCCTTTTTTGCTTTATCATCGAGGAAGATGAGCGGTGAACTTACTTTGGATGCAGGAAACTCTGTGAAGCTCCGTATAGCAAGACCGTTGATTGGACGAAGTGGTATGTGTTTTGGGCTGATGAGCGTGCAGTAGCAAAGAATCATGTGGACAGCAACTATAAACTCACGAAGGATGCCTTTCTCTCTAAGGTTTGTGATTTATTTTCATGTTCTGTTTCTTGAAGACTAGACAAGTGACGGATCCTTGTATGTCTATAGGTTATATTCTTACATGGCATAATATTTGGGTAACTTTTTTGTATGAAGTttggaaaattttatttttcgaaATTCTTGAACATCATCACTTATCAATGTTCTACATTGAACATCATCACATTATTTTATGATGTTAACTTGAGGATATTTTCTAATTATTTTCAGAAAAGCAAGTTACATTAGAGTAATTTGTCAAAAAGCATTTAAATGTTTTTTCCTGAATTAAGTTGTGACTTAATGGTTCATGAGATCACCATAGAACAAGGCAAGGATTTTTATATTGGTCGGACTTGTTTTGCTTTGTTGACTGGTACTGATGTTCAGAGGTATTAGTTCAAGGAACCTAGAATGGGGCAGATATGGgtgttgaaattttatttttgaggTGGACGAGGCATTTTTGGGTTGAAAAACAATATAATCTAACTTTGCAATAGTAGTCACGTTTAATTTCTCTTTGGTGTTTGAAGCCATTCATTTGAGCCTCTGTTGGCTCCCTTCTTGGGTTGAGGAGGATATGTCTTCTGCTGCCCTGTTATCTGAAGGTCCTCATCATGCAATTGAAATTGCCGACTTAAATGGATTTTCTTTTGCCAATGGCTTTCATGTTCTTCCACTTGATATCTTCTAAGTATGTATCTATATGAGGGATAGAAATTATAACAAGTAAAGCCTTGTAaagtgcatttgatatatctgtcTCTTTAAGTAGACTACAGTCACAATCTCCGTTGTATATTCCAATAATTGCATTATTATGTTTATATATTGTGATTAGCTATGTATGATAGTCACATATACTACTGCATAGATTATGTGATGGAACATTGGAGCCTTTCTGTTATTTAATCAGGTAATAGGGTGCATCTAAATTGTTGAGGTCTCTTTTATTTTGTAACTGTAACTTAATATAGGCCTCCTAgccatttcttaaatttttttgttggcCTAAGGAATATTGAGGAAGATCCTTGGTTGGATGAGCTTAGACTACAACGAAAGCATTATCATGGGGAACTGTTGGGTTGGGAGTGCCAAAGAAATTTAAGCATTATTGTGACATTGTTACACTTTAGCTATGTGAATTGGGGTTCTTTCGGTACTAAGATCTATTAATTGTTTGAATGTGTTAAAGGGTCTTTGTTTATGTGATTGTCAGAGTCTACAAAGCATTGTATTAAAAATATGTTTAAAAAGATAGCTACCCTTtaggaatgtatttttctttcctttggtGCTGGTGATCCCATGTAATTTTGCTTTGGAGGCATCAAGGTTATTTTAGAGAAATGGAAATGCATTTATTTTCTCATCTGTGTCCATGTACTTGCCAATATATGTATTTTCACAAGTTGCTCAATTAAAGGTTTCTGTTTGTAGTTTTTATTACACCCCATGCATTTTTCCCCtatatactttttatttattgcCACTGCTAGGCTTGCTCATGTTGTCCCAGAGCACTAGTCCAAACCCATTTAAGATAAAAGGTAATCCTATTGTTGAGCTTCGACTTACCATTTGTAAAATGATCCTCTTCATGCTACTTTAAACAAAGGCCTGCTGAAAGCTTTAGTGAAGTTGTTGTTCATTGAATGGGTACTGTTGATAGTACTTTTCAAACAATGATTGTGATATTAAAATGTACCCACCAAGTGCCGGAAGCCTTCTACATTTTGATGCATAgcttcatttattttttaaatcctCTTTTCTTGTCATTGTGCACATCAGGACAAAGGAAGAAAAACTATATGTTCTAGGCTACTGTATATATCTTCTTTACATGTTAAATGGTGCTTGTTTCTTAATTCTTATCGACAAGCTGAGAAAGAAAAATTGTTTTATACTACTTATTCCTGTTCTCTTATTTATTTCTAGCATTTTCCGGTGGATTAGTTGAGCATGACTGTAGAAAATGTGGGCATTATGCCGTTTGCTCTTCCACTATGGTTTTCTTGAGGCTTGACTTATAAATCCTTCATATCTTATTCAAAGGCATATTATTACCTTTTTACTTGTGAAACCTATTTTCCAGCCAAAATATCGCCTCTTTGTAAATATGGCCACCTTGCAAGTTTTGAGATCGCATAGTGATGGATTTAACTTTTCGATTTTATTTCATGCACAAACCTGAAACCTGTCAATCGTGAGTTCCCTCACCTTATATGCCAATATTGATGTCTGGCAGATCACACATCTGAGTCTACATCTGATAACCTGGGTTTAAAGGCTTTATTTGTACACGAACAGTATCTGTCACTGACTACCTGTCCTTTTTCtgttatttttttcttaactGTCCCTGACATATGTATCTCAATTATATTGTTAGGTATCAATTCTCAGCAGCCATGTGTTCTCCATAAATGATCATGTAACAGTAGAAGATGCAGCAGGAGAGTATGAATTTGCCATTCGCCAGCTGGTGAAGATTCGGACTGTAGGTGTTTCTGAAAGAAACGACTGTCCAAGGTTCGACCTTATCCTCCTTGGCATTGGACCTGATGGACATGTTGCTTCACTATTCCCCCATCACCCAGCCCTTGAACTGAAAGAGGAATGGGTTACCTACATCACCGATTCTCCCAAGCCGCCACCCGAGAGGATTACGTTCACGCTCCCCGTGATCAACTCAGCTTCCAACATCGCAATAGTGGCTACGGGCGAGGAGAAGGCCATGGCGGCAAACCTTGCTATTGCCGGCACCAACGAAAACTCTGATTCCTCTTCTTTGCCTGCAAGGATGGTTCAGCCAACTGATGGGAAACTGGTCTGGTTCTTGGATTCAGCAGCTGCCTCAGCACTCGAGGTCAGTAATGGTGGTTCCAAAGATGCCATGTGATGGTTGTAGGGTCCAGGAAATGTGTCTTGTGTAGATCAAAACTTCCAAGATAGATGTTTCTCTTTTCCTCTTGGTTGTTTGAATATTTTGTTTCTCACGAGCATAGTTGTGGTGGAGAGGGAGTTTAATTGCTGCTTGGTTTCTGATGAGGGAGGGGGTTCTTTGCAGAAGATAATAAATTGGTGTTTCTGTTCAAGGATACAAAGTGAGTTTTTTCTATGTAGAgattgaggaggagaggagggatgGTGAATTCGTCTTATCGATGTCAATATGCTGTTACCTGATgtggattttttctttttttgtgaatGTTACAGTAATTTCTTAGTTTTTGATCATCATGTATTGGTTTTTACTTTGTCTCCTCCCTATATCACGTTTACTTCAGCAGCAATAACTATAGCTGTACAGTGAAACCTCTATTTATACTGCATCTAACTCGTCTTTTTTCACTTCtacttcttttcctttcttcctctctcctctttctttttgttcttcctcctccttaGATGACGATGACATCAAGCAAAGAGGCACTGAGCATTAAGAGATTGTTGTGCGGATGTCAACCATATCAACGACAAACGATGTTTGTAATGAGTGAGATCAGCAACGATGGCATTTGCAGAGTGTGGTGGCATCGCATTGAGGATGAAAAATGGGGTTATGGGGAAGGTTAAAAAAAAGGGATAATATtgggattataaataataaaaaggattATCAAGAGATTGTTAAAAAAGGTAGTGAATAATAAGCTTCTTATTTTAATCAATacaaatctaaaaaataaaatgtatattTATCTAATTGTAATCCCAAAACTCTATACatatataatgaaaattttaGAAATATTACAAAACAatagaagaaaatatataatgaaaattttagatttcttttaaacaataaaatcaaatttactTGAACTTAATTGCAAATTATTACAATCCTGGAAAATTAAATGTATATAAAAAATGCCAATTgcaaaagataatattttatccaataaaaatctaaaattaaagaATTTAATTTCTGTCAAGAATGGGATTCGAACCCATGCCCTTTCGGACCAGTACCTGaaactggcgccttagaccaactcggccatcttgaCTTACACCTCTTTGCTTAACTCtctaaatgataatgataattataTTAACATTACTATCCACGGTGGTGATGCTATTGATAATGATATTAATATGGTATTGTTAATGGTGTAATATTATTACCATTACCATCGGTGATGCTGTTGGTAATGGTAAAGGTAttgataatgaaaatattattggtaattatattgatattagtATTGGCGGTGCTAATGATATTGATAATGACtacaataatgataataatattggTAATGGTAGTATTATTTGTAatggtaatgatgatgatgatgatggtattGAATTGATAATGATACTTATTTTAATATTGATCAAAATatagtattttattattttaaatgccaacataatcaaattatcgTTCATTAGTATTACGACTTCTTAGTTTATTTCATAAGTTGATTATTTTTAA
This DNA window, taken from Musa acuminata AAA Group cultivar baxijiao chromosome BXJ3-7, Cavendish_Baxijiao_AAA, whole genome shotgun sequence, encodes the following:
- the LOC135642011 gene encoding probable 6-phosphogluconolactonase 1, with product MAASGEFKNKSELRVFESTDELATDLAEYISQLSENSVKESGCFTIALSGGSLISFMGKLCEAPYSKTVDWTKWYVFWADERAVAKNHVDSNYKLTKDAFLSKVSILSSHVFSINDHVTVEDAAGEYEFAIRQLVKIRTVGVSERNDCPRFDLILLGIGPDGHVASLFPHHPALELKEEWVTYITDSPKPPPERITFTLPVINSASNIAIVATGEEKAMAANLAIAGTNENSDSSSLPARMVQPTDGKLVWFLDSAAASALEVSNGGSKDAM